The genomic stretch AATTCCATGTTTAGACCCAAGTGGATTAGCAGTTTCAAACTCGTCAAAGAAAATCTGAATTTGAAGagcatttttgttgttggaGAAGAGGGGATGAGATTTAAAATAACTACCATCACAGAAATCTTTGTACACTCCATGATGACCTGAAGGCTGAACAAAATGGCTACATATCTCTttgttggaaaaaataaattttaaagtcTCTAATATGGGAATGTAAACAAACTTGTCTGTTACTGGAACCTGATCATATGTACAGGAGGTTTGATTTCTTCGTGCATCATACCGTACGCCAAGGGCAATCTCGACAGGTTCGACCACCCCCCATttttccacaaaatgtttcttccattttgtctctgtgttaacaTCACTGAATGGATTTCCTACACTTCTGAAATAATCCTCGAATTGGACTTTCAAATTCTCATTGTCAGAACATATGTTTAGAACATCATCTTGTATATTTGTTTGAACTTCATCTACAAGTTCCTCTACAGTTTGTACAACAGACTTTATTACAGTGGTTGCCACACCGCAGCCAAGCAGTTTTCCAATCAGAGATGCACACATCTCTTGAGTATTTTGCCTATTTCTTTCACTGCTTTGCAAACTATGTGGTGGCTCTTCAGAAGAACAAGGTGGCTCTTCAGAAGAACACTCAAATGACTGATCTACTGCTAAATTAGGGCGTGTTACCTCAAAATTATCCACAATACAAGCTCTGTGCCTGTTATGAAGATGTTTTCGAAAGcctgaaaatgtgcaaaatctCTGACAACAGCCGTCTTGGTCACATAACAGTTTAAATTTCAAACCGGGGTAAAAGCCATGAGAGAACTTAAGATGGCGAACCAAATCTTTGacagagcaaaacaaacacttgCAAACAAAACATTGAAGCATCTTGTTCGATTTGTTAATTTAGTTCACTCCGTTAAGGAGCTTCGCTCTAAGATCCTTCACCCTGGGGCTTTCATGACACAGACCAACATCAATATTGTAAATGGTGGTCTGCACAAATGTGTACATATTGTGCAGGGCCTGATCATAAGAAATGCCAAACACATAGTGTGCTTTGAAAAGTTCATCAAAGGCTGAAATTGAAGACTTAGCCTTGCAGGGAATGAGTTGACGATCCACAACAATGTAGTAGTCATTGATGGTGCGACGCGATGTTCCAACTGCTAAAATGTAGGGCTGCCTCCCCTGGACTGAGCTTGTTGTCTCTTGAAGGTTGCGGCATGACTGAAAGAAAATTTTCagtggaacaaaaataaaaatcagataacAGCTTTCCAACTTCACTATAAACACACACTTCACTCAAGGTTGGGGCCACTTACTTTGTGAAACCAGACAACGTGGCTCAGAGCTTCTCGAACAGTGATTTTCACAGCCCTCTTCTTCCCACTAGGAGGTGGAAGCAGAAGGTACACCAACAGCAACAGTGCTGCCATGTCACTGTTCCAGGCAGACTCTACAAGATTTAAATGAAACACTGTCAGATATGCTATTCATaattgctctataaaaaaagacatttgttgGTTATTTGCAAAAAATGCATCATTCAACTAAGTTGTGATATTTTGTCAATGTAATGGAAAAAGTGATTCCaataatctgcacattttaaaaagaagtatGCCAAAGCTAGGACTAACCTGATGATTCTTCGTTGTCCTCTGGGTTCTCCTGAGCAGACTGAAGGAGAGACTCCAGCATCGGCGTCCTAGTGAGGTTGTTTGCTTCTTTGATGACTTTCTGCCTCAAAGAGGTTTCCCACTTTTCCATTAGTTTTGATGAGATTTCCTCTCCAAACATCATTTGGAAATCCTGCAGcaccttaaagaaaaaaaaaacaaaaaaagaacaaagaaaaaaatctacattAAACTATAAATTACATGGAACATCAATGCAggagaaaacaagacaagatACACTGAGTTGAGGTGAAAAGATAACGTTCAGCTAGCCACTATTACTGATGTGACCTAAAGGAGGTAAAGTTAAAAGGAACTGCCAAACTTGATTGGCGTGTGCACATGCGTACATGTCAGCATTAAGAAAAGGGAGATGCTTTGCTGGATTTATTAATGTATCAAAGCAGctgtgaagaataaaaaaattttagaGCAAAGCCTTCATCTTAAGATTTTCTGTTCAAAGTGGGCTCACCAGGCCTCTTGTATCAAGGAATCTTGGGAACACGCTGAGGAGGGTCTCACACTTCTCAGAATCGTGAATCAGTGCTTGTCTGTACTGAAATGTTTGTTCCATTTTCAAGAAGATCTGCCTTTCATCTGTGGTGTGCCTCAGAAGGGAAATGGCCTCTCTGCACTGGTCACCCTCCAACTGATGCTCCGCAGTCACAGCCCTTGAAAACTGTGGTCCTCTCTTGCTCGATGGATCGCGACTGGTGCTGCTGCCCctcctgctgccactgctgaGTTCGCGctgcatgtttttcagtttccAAGCGATGTAGCCTTCATTACTTTTGGAATCAAAAAAGTGCTCCTGCAGTGAATAACATTAtttgccaggaaaaaaaaaaaaaaaaaagtttaatcctTAAATACTTATCACAATATTTCTCTAAAACTTTTTACTCAATGGGAATACTCACATATCCTTTTTCAGAGTACGGATCTTTCAGACAAGGGAACAGGGTGACAATTCCCAATGCATAACGTGTCCTGACATCCATCGGTGGAGCAGTCCTTAAcatgattttaatattagactctgatgaggatttcttttttccatggcctgacatttttattttcatgtgtatCTGAGTATCCTGTCTTTACAAgtgtaacaaaaacaacttaCCCATACTGCTCAATCATTGCTGCTACAACCATGTTGACCAGTTTTCGTCGTAATGGGTCTTTAACCTcccctgtttgtgtgtattcttGTGTATTCTTtgaatttcctaaatcttaatgaaagcaaaaccgaggtcatatgctttggtaaatttgacccctcaagctactcctctggcactccgagtcatttggctcctcactgtcgtgatgctgtgaaaaatctgggtgtcattttagatagtagttttaaaatggagaagcaagtaagtgctgttaccaaaatcagtttttaccaactcagagtcattgccaaggtaaaaccttatctcccacagcaggacctggaaaaagttattcatgcttttattacttcccgcctggactactgtaattctctgtactttggcatagatcaatcatctgtgcgccgcctgcaggtagtccagaatgcggcagctcgtcttttaaccggtttaaaaaagcatgaacacattaccccagtcctgtcatcccttcactggctccctgtccgttttagaatcgattttaagattttattgcttacttttaaagccttaaatggactggcacctttgtatctgtctgagctgcttcactgtcacacccctgtaagagctctgaggtcatcgaaccagctgctcttacagaggcctaaaactagactaaaacagagaggtgatcgagcttttgcagcagcagcaccaaagctatggaacgatctacctctccatatccgcacagctcagacaatacacacatttaaatctctattaaaaacacatttcttttccttggcatttggctgcagtgctacctccttttagatgattgttttatggtattttatggtacttgttttaaacgttttaatttttaattttcttatgttatttattgttcttaatgtttttatttatttatttttattttattgttttattattttatttatttatatatttttatttttatttagtatagtccttggggttacagatcttgtacagcactttggtcaacgtcgttgttttaaatgtgctttataaataaacttgacttgacttgacttgactatcTTCTCTCCTCCTGGCTTAGCATCCAGGAGTGTTTTGACAAGCTTAAAAGTGTGAAACATCCAAAGTTATTGAAATACAGGTTTATTCAGTCATCCAAATACATTTGTCAACCCActcacattttttcagtttgcagCTAATATATGCAACTGTGTTAAAATAAGAATGTAAAGTTTAATTTGAAAGGTAAAATAGTGGAGAAATGCAGTATCTGTGTCTCACACAGCTATTAGATTGGCCCCACTCCATTCAGAAACTATTTCCCACATAATTAAACCAagtaattttatataaataaagtgaaaa from Archocentrus centrarchus isolate MPI-CPG fArcCen1 chromosome 20, fArcCen1, whole genome shotgun sequence encodes the following:
- the LOC115799649 gene encoding uncharacterized protein LOC115799649 isoform X2, with the protein product MVVAAMIEQYGTAPPMDVRTRYALGIVTLFPCLKDPYSEKGYEHFFDSKSNEGYIAWKLKNMQRELSSGSRRGSSTSRDPSSKRGPQFSRAVTAEHQLEGDQCREAISLLRHTTDERQIFLKMEQTFQYRQALIHDSEKCETLLSVFPRFLDTRGLVLQDFQMMFGEEISSKLMEKWETSLRQKVIKEANNLTRTPMLESLLQSAQENPEDNEESSESAWNSDMAALLLLVYLLLPPPSGKKRAVKITVREALSHVVWFHKSCRNLQETTSSVQGRQPYILAVGTSRRTINDYYIVVDRQLIPCKAKSSISAFDELFKAHYVFGISYDQALHNMYTFVQTTIYNIDVGLCHESPRVKDLRAKLLNGVN
- the LOC115799649 gene encoding uncharacterized protein LOC115799649 isoform X1 encodes the protein MKIKMSGHGKKKSSSESNIKIMLRTAPPMDVRTRYALGIVTLFPCLKDPYSEKGYEHFFDSKSNEGYIAWKLKNMQRELSSGSRRGSSTSRDPSSKRGPQFSRAVTAEHQLEGDQCREAISLLRHTTDERQIFLKMEQTFQYRQALIHDSEKCETLLSVFPRFLDTRGLVLQDFQMMFGEEISSKLMEKWETSLRQKVIKEANNLTRTPMLESLLQSAQENPEDNEESSESAWNSDMAALLLLVYLLLPPPSGKKRAVKITVREALSHVVWFHKSCRNLQETTSSVQGRQPYILAVGTSRRTINDYYIVVDRQLIPCKAKSSISAFDELFKAHYVFGISYDQALHNMYTFVQTTIYNIDVGLCHESPRVKDLRAKLLNGVN